Proteins from a genomic interval of Odontesthes bonariensis isolate fOdoBon6 chromosome 7, fOdoBon6.hap1, whole genome shotgun sequence:
- the skor1b gene encoding SKI family transcriptional corepressor 1 homolog-B: MDSIPAGRDSSSSPNSKQELSYSTNLKPNQVGETVLYGIPIVSLVIDGQERLCLAQISNTLLKNYSYNEIHNRRVALGITCVQCTPVQLEILRRAGAMPISSRRCGMITKREAERLCKSFLGAHAPPKLPENFAFDVSHECAWGSRGSFIPARYNSSRAKCIKCSYCNMYFSPNKFIFHSHRTPESKYTQPDAANFNSWRRHLKLSDKNSLTDVLHAWEDVKAMFNGGSRKRTLPGGGSDSSLAMKSQGPNRPRESPEVPAKILSCEDTRSAMTSTRSYPVIPVPSKGFGMLQKIPPPLFPHPYGFPAFGLCQKKEDGMMGEQSKAGLPGVLWHGTKDSAYHSFPMFWPAAGPLPIPPYPQAPHKPQPELRCPPRQTDMDISESSDRSTNTSKDSMVDNDRCSSTQSTRNEDDKSGDEGRPVEGVTLPPRKISYVSAFRPVIKDADCIAKLYGNRSVYNGCRTGYLSPDFLSESSSYRSMSPCVDSEGEPDVDVETNKTAEEEEEDEEEDSRPLSSMCPRTPPGVAHSVSPKDSDSKGTQEGSQLESQKMSLHVAQSCERELQSKQLSEPHIAAPFTAVYTPERGELQQRSSPFQFRPTNYLTAALTANDESASKEEPSSTVEEISLNGQSSEEKQREQEEGEDASARAVPIQRDVHSLAKEELQKQLLEQVELRKKLEREFQNLKDNFQDQMKRELSYREEMVQQLHIVREAHDALHHFSCKMLTPRHCTGSCSFKSPLLPP, from the exons ATGGACTCCATACCTGCAGGACGAGACTCCAGCTCCTCACCAAACTCCAAACAAGAACTTTCCTACTCGACCAACTTGAAGCCGAACCAGGTCGGAGAGACGGTTCTGTATGGAATACCCATCGTGTCTTTGGTGATAGATGGCCAGGAAAGACTTTGCCTTGCACAAATATCAAACACCTTGTTGAAGAATTATAGCTATAACGAGATACATAACCGGCGTGTGGCGCTTGGAATCACCTGCGTCCAGTGCACTCCTGTCCAGCTGGAGATCCTGCGGAGGGCCGGGGCTATGCCCATCTCCTCCAGGCGCTGCGGGATGATCACCAAACGCGAGGCCGAGAGACTTTGTAAGTCTTTTCTAGGAGCTCACGCGCCCCCAAAACTTCCGGAAAATTTTGCCTTTGATGTGTCCCACGAGTGCGCCTGGGGGAGTCGAGGCAGCTTCATCCCCGCCAGATACAACAGCTCGAGGGCCAAGTGCATCAAGTGCTCCTACTGCAACATGTATTTTTCCCCAAATAAATTCATATTTCATTCACATCGTACGCCGGAGTCAAAGTACACACAGCCAGACGCAGCAAACTTTAATTCCTGGAGACGGCATCTCAAACTAAGTGACAAAAACTCACTCACCGATGTATTACACGCGTGGGAAGATGTGAAGGCCATGTTCAACGGGGGCAGTCGAAAGAGAACGCTGCCAGGCGGCGGCTCAGACTCCAGCTTAGCCATGAAATCACAAGGGCCCAACCGTCCACGAGAGTCACCCGAGGTACCTGCAAAAATCCTCAGCTGCGAGGACACGCGGAGTGCTATGACGAGCACACGCAGCTACCCGGTCATTCCGGTGCCCAGTAAAGGCTTTGGGATGCTGCAAAAGATCCCTCCCCCGCTCTTCCCTCATCCGTACGGCTTCCCAGCTTTCGGTCTGTGCCAGAAGAAGGAAGATGGTATGATGGGTGAGCAAAGCAAAGCCGGCCTGCCGGGAGTCCTGTGGCATGGCACCAAGGACAGCGCCTATCACTCCTTCCCCATGTTCTGGCCCGCAGCGGGCCCTCTGCCCATTCCTCCGTACCCCCAGGCTCCACACAAACCCCAACCAGAGCTGCGATGTCCTcccagacagacagacatggACATTTCTGAAAGCAGCGACCGGAGCACCAACACATCAAAAGACAGCATGGTTGATAATGACCGGTGCTCCAGCACCCAGTCCACGCGTAACGAAGACGATAAGTCAGGGGACGAAGGGAGGCCGGTGGAAGGTGTGACCCTCCCGCCCCGGAAAATCAGCTACGTCTCCGCGTTCAGACCCGTTATCAAAGACGCTGACTGCATCGCCAAGCTGTACGGCAACAGGAGCGTTTATAATGGGTGTCGCACCGGTTATTTATCACCCGATTTTTTGAGCGAGAGTTCCAGCTACCGGTCTATGTCCCCGTGCGTGGACAGCGAGGGCGAGCCGGACGTGGATGTGGAGACCAAcaagacagcagaggaggaggaggaggatgaggaggaggactcCCGGCCTCTGTCCTCGATGTGTCCTCGGACTCCTCCCGGTGTGGCGCACAGTGTTTCGCCAAAGGACTCAGACTCCAAAGGCACGCAGGAGGGCAGTCAGCTTGAGTCCCAGAAAATGAGCCTACATGTGGCCCAGTCTTGTGAAAGAGAACTGCAGAGCAAGCAGTTGTCAGAGCCCCACATAGCTGCGCCCTTCACAGCA GTTTACACACCGGAGAGGGGAGAgctgcaacaaaggagcagCCCGTTTCAGTTCAGACCCACGAATTACCTGACTGCAGCGCTGACAGCAAATG ATGAGAGCGCAAGTAAAGAAGAGCCGTCTTCCACGGTGGAGGAGATATCTTTAAACGGACAAAGCAGCGAGGAGAAACAGCGCGAGCAGGAGGAGG GTGAGGACGCGTCAGCCAGAGCTGTACCAATACAAAGAGACGTTCACAGTCTGGCAAAAG AGGAGCTACAGAAGCAGCTGTTGGAGCAAGTTGAGTTGAGGAAAAAGCTGGAACGTGAATTTCAAAACTTGAAAG ATAACTTTCAGGATCAAATGAAAAGGGAACTTTCTTACAGAGAAGAGATGGTTCAGCAGCTTCACATCGTCAGAg AAGCTCACGACGCGTTACACCATTTCTCCTGTAAGATGTTAACTCCTCGCCACTGCACAGGGTCCTGCTCCTTCAAATCTCCTCTGCTACCGCCATAA
- the pias1b gene encoding E3 SUMO-protein ligase PIAS1 isoform X1, translated as MAESAELKQMVMSLRVSELQVLLGYAGRNKHGRKHELLTKALHLLKAGCSPAVQMKIKELYRRRFPTKMVSPVDLALPGVHSASSLPSGLAQLGFDSQGSPSPLLPVSLLGPKHEISLPHLSSTLHPVHPDVKLQRLPFYDVLDELIKPTSLASDNSQRFQEACYAFALTPQQVQQISSSMDISGTKCDFAVQVQLRFCLSETSCPQEDHFPPNLCVKVNGKPCNLPGYLPPTKNGVEPKRPSRPINITSLVRLSTTVPNTIVVSWTSEIGRSFSMAVYLVRQQSSAVLLQRLRAKGIRNPDHSRALIKEKLTADPESEIATTSLRVSLLCPLGKMRLTIPCRALTCSHLQCFDATLYIQMNEKKPTWVCPVCDKKAPYEHLIIDGLFMEILNSCSDCDEIQFNEDGNWAPMRSKKEVQEVSASYNGIDSDSSRTDSYEHKRGSSYDNNNKVDVIDLTLDSSSEDEQDDEPPPKRVCPSLSPVSPPPNKGVLNLHGQASPVARAPSMPPVETSYIPPPPPLIQDYRHYYHTSDLPDLNFFSFLQGDNQHYNMVMAAAAAASASAPEDHDLLLNRFLPYSSSQMLREQPGTPGSSTLAATNGGSNSGSTSSLVSSSSLRDREKDRDSHSISGLSRSSVEAAAAAAAIYGSISDVISLD; from the exons ATGGCGGAAAGTGCGGAACTGAAG CAAATGGTAATGAGCCTTCGAGTTTCAGAGCTCCAAGTGTTGTTGGGCTATGCAGGGCGGAATAAGCACGGGCGCAAACATGAACTTTTGACCAAAGCTCTTCACCTACTCAAGGCTGGATGCAGTCCTGCTGTGCAAATGAAGATCAAAGAGCTCTACAGACGGCGCTTCCCGACCAAAATGGTTTCACCTGTGGACTTAGCTCTGCCTGGTGTCCATTCTGCATCCAGCTTGCCGTCTGGCCTCGCCCAACTGGGATTTGACAGCCAAGGTTCTCCGTCGCCGCTGCTGCCCGTTTCTCTACTCGGACCGAAGCACGAGATAAGTCTGCCTCACCTCTCCTCCACCCTGCACCCTGTACACCCTGATGTCAAGCTCCAGAGATTGCCGTTCTACGATGTGCTGGATGAGCTCATTAAGCCAACCAGCTTGG cttcaGACAACAGTCAGCGGTTCCAGGAAGCATGTTATGCCTTTGCGTTAACACCACAGCAGGTTCAACAGATCAGCAGCTCCAT GGACATATCTGGGACCAAATGTGACTTTGCTGTTCAAGTCCAGTTAAG ATTTTGCTTATCAGAGACGAGCTGTCCACAGGAGGACCATTTCCCTCCCAATCTGTGTGTGAAGGTGAACGGCAAGCCCTGTAATCTCCCA GGATATCTTCCTCCCACTAAAAATGGAGTTGAACCAAAGAGGCCCAGTCGCCCTATTAACATAACATCTCTTGTTCGACTGTCCACCACTGTTCCCAACACAATCGTGGTGTCCTGGACCTCAGAAATCGGGAGG AGTTTTTCCATGGCAGTGTATTTAGTACGACAGCAGTCATCTGCAGTGTTGTTGCAAAGGCTACGGGCCAAAGGAATCAGGAACCCTGACCACTCAAGAGCTCTGA TCAAGGAGAAATTGACAGCTGATCCAGAGAGTGAGATTGCGACCACCAGCCTACGAGTCTCTCTCCTTTGTCCT ctTGGAAAGATGAGGCTGACTATCCCCTGCCGAGCGTTGACTTGCTCACACCTTCAGTGCTTCGATGCTACACTTTATATCCAAATGAATGAGAAGAAGCCGACCTGGGTGTGTCCGGTCTGTGACAAGAAGGCCCCGTACGAGCACCTGATTATCGATGG ATTGTTCATGGAGATCTTGAATAGCTGCTCTGACTGTGATGAAATCCAGTTCAACGAAGATGGAAATTGGGCCCCCATGAGGTCAAAGAAGGAGGTGCAGGAGGTGTCTGCTTCCTACAATGGCATAGACAGCG ATTCATCTAGAACAGATTCGTATGAGCATAAACGGGGATCATcttatgacaacaacaacaaagtcgATGTGATAGATCTAACACTGGATAGCTCCTCAGAAGACGAGCAAGATGATGAGCCGCCTCCGAAAAGGGTCTGTCCATCGCTGTCACCCGTCTCTCCGCCTCCAAACAAGGG AGTACTGAACCTGCACGGCCAAGCCTCACCCGTGGCCAGGGCTCCCAGCATGCCCCCTGTGGAGACCAGTTACATTCCCCCCCCTCCGCCTCTTATCCAGGACTACCGCCACTATTATCACACAAGTGATTTGCCAG ATCTAAATTTCTTCTCCTTCCTTCAAGGCGACAATCAG CATTACAacatggtgatggctgctgcaGCAGCCGCATCAGCCTCCGCCCCAGAGGATCACGACCTGCTCCTCAACCGTTTCCTCCCCTACAGCTCATCTCAAATGTTACGGGAGCAGCCGGGCACCCCCGGGAGCAGCACGCTGGCAGCCACCAACGGAGGCAGCAACAGTGGAAGTACCAGCAGTTTGGTGTCTTCCAGCAGCCTGCGGGATCGTGAAAAAGACAGAGACAGCCACTCCATTTCAGGATTGTCGAGGTCCTCGGtggaagctgcagcagcagccgcCGCCATTTATGGCTCCATATCTGACGTTATCTCTCTTGACTAA
- the pias1b gene encoding E3 SUMO-protein ligase PIAS1 isoform X2, with translation MAESAELKAGCSPAVQMKIKELYRRRFPTKMVSPVDLALPGVHSASSLPSGLAQLGFDSQGSPSPLLPVSLLGPKHEISLPHLSSTLHPVHPDVKLQRLPFYDVLDELIKPTSLASDNSQRFQEACYAFALTPQQVQQISSSMDISGTKCDFAVQVQLRFCLSETSCPQEDHFPPNLCVKVNGKPCNLPGYLPPTKNGVEPKRPSRPINITSLVRLSTTVPNTIVVSWTSEIGRSFSMAVYLVRQQSSAVLLQRLRAKGIRNPDHSRALIKEKLTADPESEIATTSLRVSLLCPLGKMRLTIPCRALTCSHLQCFDATLYIQMNEKKPTWVCPVCDKKAPYEHLIIDGLFMEILNSCSDCDEIQFNEDGNWAPMRSKKEVQEVSASYNGIDSDSSRTDSYEHKRGSSYDNNNKVDVIDLTLDSSSEDEQDDEPPPKRVCPSLSPVSPPPNKGVLNLHGQASPVARAPSMPPVETSYIPPPPPLIQDYRHYYHTSDLPDLNFFSFLQGDNQHYNMVMAAAAAASASAPEDHDLLLNRFLPYSSSQMLREQPGTPGSSTLAATNGGSNSGSTSSLVSSSSLRDREKDRDSHSISGLSRSSVEAAAAAAAIYGSISDVISLD, from the exons ATGGCGGAAAGTGCGGAACTGAAG GCTGGATGCAGTCCTGCTGTGCAAATGAAGATCAAAGAGCTCTACAGACGGCGCTTCCCGACCAAAATGGTTTCACCTGTGGACTTAGCTCTGCCTGGTGTCCATTCTGCATCCAGCTTGCCGTCTGGCCTCGCCCAACTGGGATTTGACAGCCAAGGTTCTCCGTCGCCGCTGCTGCCCGTTTCTCTACTCGGACCGAAGCACGAGATAAGTCTGCCTCACCTCTCCTCCACCCTGCACCCTGTACACCCTGATGTCAAGCTCCAGAGATTGCCGTTCTACGATGTGCTGGATGAGCTCATTAAGCCAACCAGCTTGG cttcaGACAACAGTCAGCGGTTCCAGGAAGCATGTTATGCCTTTGCGTTAACACCACAGCAGGTTCAACAGATCAGCAGCTCCAT GGACATATCTGGGACCAAATGTGACTTTGCTGTTCAAGTCCAGTTAAG ATTTTGCTTATCAGAGACGAGCTGTCCACAGGAGGACCATTTCCCTCCCAATCTGTGTGTGAAGGTGAACGGCAAGCCCTGTAATCTCCCA GGATATCTTCCTCCCACTAAAAATGGAGTTGAACCAAAGAGGCCCAGTCGCCCTATTAACATAACATCTCTTGTTCGACTGTCCACCACTGTTCCCAACACAATCGTGGTGTCCTGGACCTCAGAAATCGGGAGG AGTTTTTCCATGGCAGTGTATTTAGTACGACAGCAGTCATCTGCAGTGTTGTTGCAAAGGCTACGGGCCAAAGGAATCAGGAACCCTGACCACTCAAGAGCTCTGA TCAAGGAGAAATTGACAGCTGATCCAGAGAGTGAGATTGCGACCACCAGCCTACGAGTCTCTCTCCTTTGTCCT ctTGGAAAGATGAGGCTGACTATCCCCTGCCGAGCGTTGACTTGCTCACACCTTCAGTGCTTCGATGCTACACTTTATATCCAAATGAATGAGAAGAAGCCGACCTGGGTGTGTCCGGTCTGTGACAAGAAGGCCCCGTACGAGCACCTGATTATCGATGG ATTGTTCATGGAGATCTTGAATAGCTGCTCTGACTGTGATGAAATCCAGTTCAACGAAGATGGAAATTGGGCCCCCATGAGGTCAAAGAAGGAGGTGCAGGAGGTGTCTGCTTCCTACAATGGCATAGACAGCG ATTCATCTAGAACAGATTCGTATGAGCATAAACGGGGATCATcttatgacaacaacaacaaagtcgATGTGATAGATCTAACACTGGATAGCTCCTCAGAAGACGAGCAAGATGATGAGCCGCCTCCGAAAAGGGTCTGTCCATCGCTGTCACCCGTCTCTCCGCCTCCAAACAAGGG AGTACTGAACCTGCACGGCCAAGCCTCACCCGTGGCCAGGGCTCCCAGCATGCCCCCTGTGGAGACCAGTTACATTCCCCCCCCTCCGCCTCTTATCCAGGACTACCGCCACTATTATCACACAAGTGATTTGCCAG ATCTAAATTTCTTCTCCTTCCTTCAAGGCGACAATCAG CATTACAacatggtgatggctgctgcaGCAGCCGCATCAGCCTCCGCCCCAGAGGATCACGACCTGCTCCTCAACCGTTTCCTCCCCTACAGCTCATCTCAAATGTTACGGGAGCAGCCGGGCACCCCCGGGAGCAGCACGCTGGCAGCCACCAACGGAGGCAGCAACAGTGGAAGTACCAGCAGTTTGGTGTCTTCCAGCAGCCTGCGGGATCGTGAAAAAGACAGAGACAGCCACTCCATTTCAGGATTGTCGAGGTCCTCGGtggaagctgcagcagcagccgcCGCCATTTATGGCTCCATATCTGACGTTATCTCTCTTGACTAA
- the morf4l1 gene encoding mortality factor 4-like protein 1 codes for MAPKQDPKPKFQEGERVLCFHGPLLYEAKCVKINIKDKQIKYFIHYSGWNKNWDEWVPESRVLKYVDSNLQKQKELQRANQDHYVEGRMRGAAPNKKIPAASQKNDVKTKKNKQKTPGAGEGTSSGGDPTHPPRKKRARVDPTVESEETFINRVEVKVKIPEELKPWLVDDWDLITRQKQLFHLPAKKNVDAVLEDYANYKKSRGNSDSKEFAVNEVVAGIREYFSVMLGTQLLYKFERPQYADILANHPDTSMSQIYGAPHLLRLFVRIGAMLAYTPLDEKSLALLLSYLQDFLKYLVKNSPSLFNASDYEVAPPEYHRKAV; via the exons ATGGCGCCGAAACAGGACCCGAAACCTAAATTTCAAGAAG GTGAAAGAGTGCTGTGTTTTCATGGGCCATTGCTCTACGAAGCTAAG TGTGTTAAGATAAATATCAAGGACAAACAAAtcaaatactttattcattacAGCGGGTGGAATAAGAA CTGGGACGAATGGGTTCCTGAAAGCAGAGTGCTTAAGTATGTGGACAGTAATCTTCAGAAACAGAAAGAGCTTCAGAGGGCAAACCA AGATCATTATGTTGAGGGAAGAATGAGGGGTGCTGCGCCGAATAAGAAGATACCTGCTGCATCGCAGAAAAACGATGT GAAAAccaaaaagaacaaacagaagA CTCCTGGAGCAGGAGAAGGGACTAGTTCAGGGGGAGACCCAACCCACCCTCCACGAAAGAAGAGGGCACGTGTTGACCCGACTGTGGAGAGC gAGGAAACCTTCATAAATCGAGTGGAAGTTAAAGTAAAAATCCCAGAGGAGCTAAAACCATGGCTTGTTGATGACTGGGACCTGATTACGCGGCAGAAACAG CTTTTCCACCTACCTGCCAAAAAGAACGTTGACGCAGTTCTCGAAGATTATGCAAACTACAAGAAATCAAGAGGAAACTCTGATAGCAA GGAGTTTGCCGTAAACGAAGTCGTTGCTGGTATCCGTGAATATTTCAGCGTCATGCTTGGGACACAACTTCTCTACAAATTTGAGAGGCCTCAGTACGCAGACATCCTGGCCAACCACCCTGATACGTCTATGTCTCAGATCTATGGCGCTCCTCACCTACTCAGACTTTTTG tgAGAATAGGAGCCATGCTGGCGTACACTCCCCTGGATGAGAAGAGCCTTGCACTGCTGCTCAGTTATCTACAAGACTTTCTCAA GTATCTTGTAAAGAACTCTCCATCGCTCTTCAATGCAAGTGACTATGAAGTTGCCCCTCCAGAGTACCACCGCAAGGCAGtttaa